In Stenotrophomonas lactitubi, the genomic window GAGCACGAGGCCGAGAAGGTCGCCGCCGAGATCGCGTTCGTGGCGCAGACCCGCAACGTACCGTGGAGCGATTTCTGCATCCTGTTCCGTGGCAATTTCCAATCGCGCCCGCTGGAAAAGGCGATGCAGCTGCTGCGCATTCCCTACCACCTGAGCGGCGGCACCATGTTCCTGGAGCGCCAGGAAGTGAAGGACACGCTGGCGTGGCTGCGGTTGCTGGTGAACCCGGACGACGACACCGCGTTCCTGCGTGCGGTGCAATCGCCCAAGCGTGAAGTCGGTGCCGGCACCCTCGCCAAACTGGCTGAACTGGCCTCGGAAAAAGACATGCCGATGGCACAGGCCGCCGAGGCGATCGGCGCGCTGCAGCAGTTGCCACCGCGCGCGGCCAACAGCCTGGCGCGCTTCACCGACATCCTGCGTGACCTGCGCGCGCAGACGCGGCAGATCAGCTCCGGCGACATGATCCGCAAGGTCGCCAAGGAATCGGGCCTGCTCAGCGAACTGCGGCAGCAAGCCAAGGAAGAAGCCAGCTACCAGCGTCGCGCCAACAACATCGAAGAACTGGCGCAGTGGTTCGAGGGCGGCCCGCGCGGCGCTACCGCTGCCGATCTCGCTGGCCAGCTGGCGCTGCTGTCGCGCAGCGACAAGGATGAGGGCGGCAACCAGGTGCGGATGATGACCATGCATGGTTCCAAGGGTCTGGAATTCCCCTACGTGTTCATCGTCGGCTGCGAGGATGGCGTGCTGCCGCACCAGGTCAGCCTTGACGAGGGCAACCTGCAGGAAGAGCGGCGCCTGCTGTACGTGGGCATCACCCGCGCCAAGATCCAGCTGTGGATGAGCTACAGCAAGCTGACCCGCAAGTTCGGTGAGCACGTGCGGTTGAAGCCGAGCCGTTTCTTCGAGGAGATTCCGGCCGAGGAGATCCAGCGCGATGGCGCTGATCCGGTGGCGGATGCGGCGCGGAAGAAGGAAAGGGCGACAGCGGGGTTGGCGGCGATCGAGGCGTTGTTCGACTAAGGCGCTCCAACGGCGCCGCCCCTCCGTGGTGGAGCGCGCGCTGGCTCCGCGGTGTGGCCGGTCGGGGTGGGGCCGCGGGGGACGCCGTGAACCCGTCCCTGGGGGCTTAGCCGCGCCATCCATGGCGCGGATACCCCCGCGAACCCACCCCGACCGGCCTCTGACAGATTCCGGGCGCGTCCTGTCACGGCAATGCAAAGAAAATCAAAATCAACAGCCGGGCGTTGAGGCAGAATCGGGGTTTCGGCTGGAGGTCTGCGCGTGCATCCCATTGAAAGCGAACGCCTGCGGCTGCGGGCCATTGAACCGGACCGCGATGCGGTGCCGATGCTGGCGCTGCTCAACGATCCGGGTTTCGTGCGTTTCATCGGTGATCGCAACGTGCGCGATGAGGAACAGGCGCGCGAGTACATCGCCCTGCGGGTGCTGCACAGCTATGCGTTGAATGGCTTCGGCATGTATGCGATCGAGCGGCTGTCCGATGGCGCGTGGCTGGGCAACGCCGGGCTGGTGCGCCGTGAGGGGTTGCCGGGACCGGACGTCGGTTATGCGGTGCTGTCGGAATTCGCCGGGCAGGGCTATGCCGGCGAGGCGGCGCGGGCGGTGTTCAATCACGCACGCACGGTGCTGGGCCTGCAGGATCTCTACGGCATCACCGATCTGGACCACGTGGTGTCCGGAAAGATCCTGCTGGGTCTGGGCATGCACGAGCGCGGGGTCATTCAGCTGCCGGGTATCGACAGCCCCAGCCGCCTATACGCCACGCTCGGCGCGGCCGAGGTTTGATCGTGGTGGGTGCCGACCGTTGGTCGGCACCCACCGCCTCAGCCGCCGCGCAGCTCCGCCAGCTGTGCCTGCAACTCGGCCACGGCCGCTTCCAGCTGGGCCACGCGCTCCGCCAGGCCGGGGTCGGCCGACTCGGCACCGCCGCCACTGCTGGCGTACTTCGCTGCCAACGCCGCGCCGTCCACTTCACCGCACAGCAGGTGCATGTAGCGGTCTTCGCGCTGGCCGCTGGCGCGCGGCAGCACTACCAGCAGGGCACGCTGCTGCAGGCGCTCGATGGCGTGGCGGGCTTCGTCGGCATCCGCGAAGCGGTGCAGGCGCTCGGCACGGGTGACCAGTTCGCCAAGCGTCTGCGGCCCGCGCAGCAGCAGCAGGGCCAGCAGCACGGTCTGCTGCCGGGTCAGGTCCAGCGCGCTCTGCAGGCGGTGCTCGTAGCGGTCGGCGCGCGAGGAGAAATGCTGGCGGGCCAGGCCCAGGGTCTCCAGCTGGCGCAGCGCATGCTCCACGCTGCCGGCGCTCACGTTCATCACCGGCTCGCGGGCGGTCTTCTGGTTGGCGGCCGATTGCGCGGCGTTGACCGTCAGTGGGTAGGTGTCCGGGGTGGTGGCTTCCTTCTCCACCAGGCAGCCCAGCAGGCGGGCCTGTACGGCATCCAGCAGCGGAACGTCGGGGGTCTGGGCAGGATCGGTCATGGCGGCTTCCGGAAGACAACAGGTCAACCACCAAGCATAGCCGTCCCGGCGGCGCCTTTGCCGGTAAAATGGGCCGGTATATCTGATTGCCGGTGAATCCATGCGTCGTCCTGTGTCCCTGTCTTTGACCCTGCTCGCCACCGCGGCGCTGGGCCTGTCCGCCTGCAAGCGCGTGGAAGCGCCTGCCGAAGCCGCCACCCCGCAAGCGCCGGCCGCTGCCGCCAAGGCAGACGGTGCGCTCGACGCGACCGCCAACGACAACCTCAATGCCGTGCTGTGGATGCAGCGCGCTCAGGAATACAAGGCGATCACCGAGCAGACCTACCGTGCCGCCGCCGACCACCTGGACGTCGCGCTGAAGGAAGCCCACTGGGATGCGCTGGTGCCGGAAGAGCGCGGCAACGAGGCCAAGGGCCTGAAGCCGGCCGTGGTGCTGGACGTG contains:
- a CDS encoding UvrD-helicase domain-containing protein; this encodes MHGLNPPQAAAVLHIEGPLLVLAGAGSGKTRVIVEKIAHLIGCGRYPAKRIAAITFTNKSAKEMRERVAKRLREQDADEVTICTFHALGLKFLQIEHAAVGLKRGFSIFDADDAAAQIKDLMYGAKPDDIEDMKNLVSRAKNAGLSPEQAMAAARSNREKEAAGIYERYQLRLSAFNAVDFDDLIRLPVQILEENPDIALAWRERIGYLLVDECQDTNDAQYRLLKQLAGDKGNFTCVGDDDQSIYAWRGANPENLQQMGRDYPALEIIKLEQNYRCSNRVLRAANALIANNPHEHLKKLWSDQADGERIRVWECRNSEHEAEKVAAEIAFVAQTRNVPWSDFCILFRGNFQSRPLEKAMQLLRIPYHLSGGTMFLERQEVKDTLAWLRLLVNPDDDTAFLRAVQSPKREVGAGTLAKLAELASEKDMPMAQAAEAIGALQQLPPRAANSLARFTDILRDLRAQTRQISSGDMIRKVAKESGLLSELRQQAKEEASYQRRANNIEELAQWFEGGPRGATAADLAGQLALLSRSDKDEGGNQVRMMTMHGSKGLEFPYVFIVGCEDGVLPHQVSLDEGNLQEERRLLYVGITRAKIQLWMSYSKLTRKFGEHVRLKPSRFFEEIPAEEIQRDGADPVADAARKKERATAGLAAIEALFD
- a CDS encoding GNAT family N-acetyltransferase, which produces MHPIESERLRLRAIEPDRDAVPMLALLNDPGFVRFIGDRNVRDEEQAREYIALRVLHSYALNGFGMYAIERLSDGAWLGNAGLVRREGLPGPDVGYAVLSEFAGQGYAGEAARAVFNHARTVLGLQDLYGITDLDHVVSGKILLGLGMHERGVIQLPGIDSPSRLYATLGAAEV
- a CDS encoding YceH family protein; translated protein: MTDPAQTPDVPLLDAVQARLLGCLVEKEATTPDTYPLTVNAAQSAANQKTAREPVMNVSAGSVEHALRQLETLGLARQHFSSRADRYEHRLQSALDLTRQQTVLLALLLLRGPQTLGELVTRAERLHRFADADEARHAIERLQQRALLVVLPRASGQREDRYMHLLCGEVDGAALAAKYASSGGGAESADPGLAERVAQLEAAVAELQAQLAELRGG